Proteins from one Astatotilapia calliptera chromosome 8, fAstCal1.2, whole genome shotgun sequence genomic window:
- the adam11 gene encoding disintegrin and metalloproteinase domain-containing protein 11 isoform X5, giving the protein MLAVRCLLFATVYARYAETALREWGSPEGRLPPAEEVVQPKRLLQQIHTEEELLHSRLDTRVKNHPAGEQPIHLAQSSFLVKAFGTAFILDLELNHNLLSTDYVERHFEEDGQLSQNMGGEHCFYHGRIRGVPGSWAALSTCHGLQGMFSDGNFSYGIEPLGTGAEKNDHVVFRMPNTDLFPPPCPGCSMNSTEAKMQSRRQSEEDGELSDEVNWSTEEKPILTEGLRRSRRQVRRGQRTVQTETKYIELMVVNDYELFVQLRRSTTQTKIFSKSVVNMADLIYKEQLNTRIVLVAMETWSSENRVAVGDDPLLTLRDFMKYRKESIKERVDAVHLFSGRTFMSSRSEAAYIGGICSLTRGGGINEFGSVGPMAITLSQSLGQNIGMLRNKERTAAGDCRCPDPWLGCIMEDTGYYLPRKFSRCSIDEYLRFLQQGGGSCLFNKPTKLLDPSECGNGYVELGEECDCGSLVECTLSGANCCKKCTLTHNAMCSNGLCCRDCKYELRGVTCRSAVNDCDIPETCTGDSSQCPHNVHKLDGYTCEDGQGRCYGGRCKTRDSQCKTLWGFNSADRFCYEKLNSEGTERGNCGPHSSGQGWVPCNKQDVLCGLLLCTNLTDRPRFGELQGKVTSLTIHHQSRYLDCRGGHAVLDDGLDLGYVEDGTPCGPNMMCLERRCLPVTTFNLSTCPGSSSLRICSHHGTCSNEVKCICDPDYTGKDCSVFDPIPTPTSPDGPEKYKVLCLEM; this is encoded by the exons ATGCTCGCGGTGAGATGCCTGCTGTTCGCTACAGTGTACGCACGGTACGCCGAGACAG CTCTGAGAGAATGGGGGAGTCCGGAGGGAAGGCTGCCGCCCGCGGAGGAGGTCGTTCAGCCCAAGCGACTCCTGCAGCAGATCCACACTGAGGAAGAGCTCCTGCACAGCCGACTGGACACCCGGGTCAAGAACCACCCAGCCGGTGAGCAG CCCATCCATTTGGCCCAGAGCAGCTTCTTGGTAAAAGCCTTTGGTACAGCCTTCATACTCGACCTGGAGCTCAACCA CAATCTGCTGTCTACAGACTATGTCGAGCGTCACTTTGAGGAAGATGGCCAGCTGTCACAGAATATG GGAGGGGAGCACTGCTTCTACCACGGGCGAATACGAGGAGTGCCGGGGTCCTGGGCTGCTTTGTCAACCTGCCACGGCCTGCA ggGGATGTTTTCTGACGGGAACTTCTCTTACGGGATCGAACCTCTTGGCACTGGAGCG GAGAAAAATGACCACGTTGTGTTTCGAATGCCTAACACTGACCTTTTTCCACCTCCCTGTCCAG GATGCTCCATGAACAGCACAGAGGCTAAGATGCAGTCACGCAGGCAAAGCGAAGAGGATGGCGAGCTAAGCGATGAAGTCAACTGGTCTACTGAAGAAAAGCCGATACTCACAGAAGGTCTTCGACGCTCAAGAAGACAA GTGAGGCGAGGCCAACGCACCGTCCAGACTGAGACCAAGTACATCGAGCTGATGGTGGTCAACGATTATGAACTG TTTGTGCAGTTACGCCGGTCGACCACGCAGACGAAGATTTTTTCTAAATCGGTGGTGAACATGGCAGATTTG ATCTACAAGGAGCAGCTCAACACTCGCATCGTCCTGGTAGCCATGGAAACCTGGTCGTCTGAAAACAGGGTCGCTGTCGGCGATGACCCGTTGCTCACCCTGCGTGACTTCATGAAGTACAGGAAGGAGAGCATCAAGGAGCGCGTTGATGCTGTGCATCTCTTCTC TGGGAGGACGTTCATGAGCAGCCGCAGCGAGGCAGCCTACATTGGGGGCATCTGCTCGTTGACTCGGGGTGGAGGGATCAATGAG TTTGGCAGTGTGGGTCCTATGGCCATCACATTGTCTCAGAGTCTTGGTCAGAACATCGGCATGCTAAGGAACAAAGAGCGAACAGCTGCTG gTGACTGCAGGTGTCCAGATCCGTGGCTGGGCTGTATCATGGAGGATACAGG CTACTACCTGCCAAGGAAGTTCTCTCGCTGTAGTATAGATGAGTATCTGCGTTTCCTCCAGCAGGGTGGAGGCAGCTGCCTCTTCAACAAGCCCACAAAG CTCCTAGACCCATCAGAGTGTGGCAATGGGTATGTAGAGCTTGGAGAGGAATGCGACTGTGGATCACTGGTG GAGTGCACCCTGAGTGGAGCCAactgctgcaaaaagtgcactCTTACCCATAATGCCATGTGCAGCAATGGGCTCTGCTGCAGGGATTGTAAG taTGAGCTGAGAGGGGTGACGTGCCGCAGTGCTGTGAATGACTGTGACATTCCTGAGACCTGCACGGGAGACTCGAGCCAG TGTCCCCATAATGTCCACAAACTGGATGGCTACACGTGTGAAGATGGCCAA GGTCGCTGTTATGGAGGTCGCTGCAAGACCAGAGATAGCCAGTGCAAGACTCTGTGGGGCTTCA ACTCAGCTGACAGATTTTGCTATGAAAAGCTGAACTCTGAGggcacagagagaggaaactGTGGTCCACACTCCAGTGGCCAGGGATGGGTGCCGTGCAATAAACA GGATGTTCTGTGTGGTTTGCTGCTTTGCACCAATCTGACAGACAGACCGAGATTTGGCGAGCTGCAGGGAAAGGTCACCAGCCTGACCATCCACCATCAGAGCAGATACCTGGACTGCAG GGGTGGTCACGCAGTGCTGGATGATGGCTTGGATCTGGGCTATGTGGAAGATGGGACACCATGTGGGCCGAACATGATGTGTTTGGAGCGTCGCTGCCTCCCCGTTACCACCTTCAACCTCAGCACCTGCCCTGGATCCTCATCCTTGCGTATCTGCTCCCACCACGGG ACGTGCAGTAACGAGGTGAAGTGTATCTGTGATCCAGACTACACCGGGAAGGACTGCAGTGTGTTTGACCCGATCCCAACCCCCACCTCGCCAGATGGCCCAGAGAAGTACAAAG TCCTGTGCTTGGAGATGTAG
- the LOC113028429 gene encoding cartilage-associated protein-like, with product MVTLCAKVDSLVTLLCVTFVLMTKAQYENYNFRNFSGEDLMPLTAAYGKALDYYAAGNWTESIQYLELSLRLHRLLKDSVRHCASHCNSSKHDDESFAGYPDLRVYWNVMMKATCQKKCRALFPAFQLPPPGREILEDFSRRSPYRYLHFAHSQLNDLQRAVPCAHTFLQRNPQDQQMQQLMEEYKSKYDLSGYLIDHEERPYETSFLRGVKLVGSGDYSSGVQELEEALWLYFQEYDLCQAECEGITQLLPDRDFYAVIADAYIDTLRCKLRCEENLTPNIGGYFVVKFVPTVYHYLQYAYYKLNDGRSAVPCAHSYFLFEPEDPVMKQNLLYYKAYSQQWGLQSNHFTPSMEAFKHYNQTIMQKKMLAFAETYFGLSDEDFLGPEEVARSAPDSPDAEFEGIGDYEESIYANWKQLKGKGDAGESDI from the exons ATGGTGACATTATGCGCAAAAGTAGACTCGCTGGTAACACTGCTTTGTGTGACCTTTGTTTTAATGACAAAGGCACAATATGAAAACTACAATTTTCGAAATTTTTCCGGAGAGGACCTCATGCCCCTCACCGCTGCGTACGGGAAGGCGCTGGATTATTACGCAGCGGGAAACTGGACGGAATCGATCCAGTACTTGGAATTAAGCCTACGTTTGCACCGGCTTCTGAAGGACAGCGTGAGACACTGCGCGAGCCACTGTAACTCGAGCAAGCATGACGACGAGTCTTTTGCTGGATACCCGGATCTCCGCGTCTACTGGAACGTTATGATGAAGGCGACCTGTCAGAAGAAGTGCAGGGCGCTTTTCCCCGCGTTCCAGCTGCCTCCTCCCGGCCGAGAGATCCTGGAGGATTTCAGCAGAAGATCTCCCTACAGATACCTGCACTTTGCTCACTCACAG ctgaatgacctgcagagggCGGTACCATGCGCCCACACCTTCCTCCAGAGGAACCCTCAGGACCAGCAAATGCAGCAGTTGATGGAGGAATACAAGAGCAAGTATGACCTGAGCGGCTACCTCATTGACCACGAAGAACGACCCTACGAG ACGTCATTTCTGAGAGGAGTGAAACTTGTGGGTTCGGGCGACTACAGCAGCGGTGTTCAAGAGTTGGAGGAAGCTCTGTGGCTCTACTTCCAGGAATATGACCTGTGTCAGGCCGAATGTGAAGGGATCACTCAACTTTTACCAGACAGAGACTTCTATGCAGTCATAGCAG ATGCCTACATTGACACATTAAGGTGCAAACTGAGGTGCGAAGAAAACCTGACACCGAATATTGGGGGttattttgtagtgaaattTGTGCCCACTGTTTACCACTACCTCCAGTATGCCTATTATAAGT TGAACGATGGACGCAGTGCCGTGCCCTGTGCGCACAGCTACTTCCTGTTCGAGCCTGAGGACCCAGTCATGAAGCAGAACCTGCTATATTATAAAGCCTACAGTCAACAGTGGGGGCTTCAGTCCAACCACTTTACCCCCAGTATG GAAGCTTTCAAACACTACAACCAGACAATAATGCAAAAAAAGATGTTGGCATTTGCAGAAACATACTTCGGTCTGTCTGATGAG GACTTTCTAGGACCAGAGGAGGTTGCACGGTCGGCCCCAGACTCTCCTGATGCTGAGTTTGAAGGTATTGGAGATTATGAGGAGTCAATTTATGCAAACTGGAAGCAACTGAAGGGCAAAGGGGATGCTGGCGAGTCAGACATCTGA